A part of Dasypus novemcinctus isolate mDasNov1 chromosome 7, mDasNov1.1.hap2, whole genome shotgun sequence genomic DNA contains:
- the LOC139439264 gene encoding skin secretory protein xP2-like gives MPVPDSGKGGLCARRAPKARVHPAATVPPGLRPPGLGPGRGERERTSTPPSPVSGAASQSRSGKPGRRAAAARAPTQAAEEGRAEAPGPPPAVPARPSGLRLPATLAVPSACTAPRGWRVRRDHPDPAALTSSSGSGGSRERPPAAVPAEPEARPDAGSRCPDPAARLPGLARARGRRRRGSRRAAAERAAAGTVCKLPALAGPSGASTLGPDAAETLRRFSRPGRGSVRNFFPPSLLRPLQLRPAPGLVDLAGRDSGQGRSANSPPSPAERSANSVRPSLSGAVCKLSTPSERTSPSLAIPQPKG, from the exons ATGCCCGTGCCTGACAGTGGCAAAG GCGGTCTGTGCGCTCGGCGGGCGCCCAAAGCAAGGGTCCACCCGGCAGCGACCGTACCACCAGGCCTCCGGCCACCCGGCCTTGGACCCGGCCGCGGGGAGCGAGAGAGGACATCCACGCCCCCGTCCCCAGTCTCCGGGGCGGCCAGCCAGAGCCGCTCGGGGAAGCCCGGCAGAAG AGCCGCCGCGGCCAGGGCACCCACGCAGGCGGCGGAGGAGGGGCGAGCGGAAGCCCCCGGCCCGCCGCCCGCGGTGCCGGCTCGCCCCTCCGGGCTCCGGCTCCCCGCGACCCTCGCGGTCCCCTCTGCGTGTACGGCCCCGCGGGGATGGCGAGTCCGGCGCGACCACCCCGACCCAGCGGCTCTTACCTCCTCGTCAGGAAGCGGCGGCAGCCGGGAGCGCCCTCCGGCCGCGGTCCCCGCGGAGCCCGAGGCGCGGCCGGACGCGGGGTCGCGCTGCCCCGACCCTGCGGCGCGGCTACCTGGGCTGGCTCGCGCccggggccgccgccgccgcgggagCCGCAGGGCCGCCGCCGAGCGGGCCGCGGCAGGGACGGTCTGCAAACTCCCAGCCCTGGCGGGGCCGAGCGGCGCGTCCACCCTGGGCCCGGACGCCGCAGAGACGCTCCGGAGGTTCAGCCGGCCAGGGCGGGGATCTGTCCGCAATttcttcccaccctccctcctccGACCTCTCCAACTTCGCCCTGCTCCGGGGCTCGTGGATCTCGCTGGCAGGGATTCCGGCCAGGGACGTTCTGCAAACTCCCCGCCCTCCCCGGCGGAGCGCTCAGCCAATTCGGTACGCCCCAGCCTCTCAGGGGCCGTCTGCAAACTCTCAACCCCGTCGGAGAGGACTTCTCCCAGCCTCGCAATTCCGCAGCCCAAAGGGTGA